A genomic region of Raphanus sativus cultivar WK10039 chromosome 6, ASM80110v3, whole genome shotgun sequence contains the following coding sequences:
- the LOC108813003 gene encoding WAT1-related protein At3g28050 — translation MTRKYFQREVLPVTALVIMECANVGLNTLFKAATLQGMSFHVFIVYSYGLAALLLLPSLFFSYRSRTLPPMNFSILYKVVLLGLIGCCSNIMGYTGINYSSPTLASAISNLTPAFTFLLAILFRMESVSFKRTSSVAKMLGTVVSIGGAFIVTLYNGPVVIAMSPPSISLRSQSPNHDWIIGAAFLAVEYFMVPLWYIVQTQIMREYPSEFTVVCYYSFGVSFWTGLVTLFTEGSDLSTWKIKPNIALVSIVCSGLFGSCINNTIHTWALRIKGPLFVAMFKPLSIAIAVAMGVIFLRDSLYIGSLIGATVITMGFYTVMWGKAKEVALVEDDNKANNEDANEADLDSPPGSQKAPLLESYKNDEHV, via the exons ATGACGCGAAAATATTTTCAGAGAGAGGTGTTGCCGGTGACGGCGCTGGTAATAATGGAATGTGCCAACGTGGGTTTAAACACTTTGTTCAAGGCAGCTACTTTACAAGGCATGAGTTTCCATGTCTTCATCGTTTACTCTTACGGTCTTGCTGCTCTTCTTCTACTtccttctcttttcttctcctACAG ATCAAGAACGCTTCCACCGATGAATTTCTCAATTCTCTACAAAGTCGTGCTTCTTGGGTTAATTGg atgcTGCTCAAACATAATGGGATACACGGGGATTAACTATAGCTCTCCAACACTAGCTTCTGCAATCAGCAACCTCACTCCTGCGTTTACCTTCTTGCTGGCCATCCTTTTCAG GATGGAGAGTGTATCATTCAAGAGAACAAGTAGTGTGGCTAAAATGTTAGGAACCGTAGTTTCCATTGGGGGAGCATTTATTGTGACTCTTTACAATGGTCCTGTGGTGATCGCTATGTCACCACCATCCATTTCTCTACGATCACAGTCGCCTAACCATGATTGGATCATTGGTGCGGCTTTCCTTGCCGTTGAGTACTTCATGGTTCCGTTGTGGTACATTGTCCAG actCAAATCATGAGAGAGTATCCATCCGAGTTCACCGTTGTTTGCTATTATAGCTTTGGAGTGAGCTTTTGGACCGGGCTGGTCACGTTGTTCACTGAAGGGAGTGACTTGAGTACATGGAAGATAAAACCAAATATAGCTTTAGTATCAATCGTTTGCTCG GGATTGTTTGGATCTTGCATAAACAATACAATCCACACGTGGGCGTTGCGGATCAAGGGGCCTTTATTCGTTGCAATGTTCAAGCCTCTGTCCATTGCCATTGCCGTTGCAATGGGCGTGATCTTCCTCCGGGATTCTCTTTACATCGGCAG CTTGATAGGGGCAACGGTAATAACCATGGGGTTTTACACGGTGATGTGGGGCAAAGCCAAGGAAGTGGCCTTAGTCGAAGATGACAACAAGGCTAATAACGAGGATGCTAACGAAGCTGACCTTGATTCTCCACCAGGTTCACAGAAGGCTCCTCTCTTGGAAAGTTACAAGAACGATGAGCATGTATAA